From a region of the Pochonia chlamydosporia 170 chromosome Unknown PCv3seq00015, whole genome shotgun sequence genome:
- a CDS encoding ribonuclease H1 (similar to Aspergillus oryzae RIB40 XP_001823167.2) — MVYIMEIYTDGGCRGNGQPGAIGAAAAAFKKRNGTYDAWTTSLPRYPPPTNQRAEVTAIIVALEQALEKFEELDTNPYLNVKIYSDSRYAINCMTNWIYKWAKNGWINVAGNEVANRDLLEEASDLDDRLRELGYVDYIWIPRENNQYADRLCNEDMDEQ; from the coding sequence ATGGTTTACATCATGGAAATCTATACCGACGGTGGCTGTAGAGGCAATGGACAACCGGGAGCAATAggtgccgctgccgctgctttcaagaaaagaaatgGAACGTACGATGCATGGACAACATCGTTACCCCGATATCCCCCACCCACAAACCAGCGGGCCGAAGTCACAGCCATCATCGTGGCCCTGGAGCAAGCCCTGGAAAAGTTTGAAGAGCTAGACACAAATCCATATCTAAATGTCAAGATCTATTCGGATTCCAGATATGCGATTAACTGTATGACGAATTGGATTTACAAGTGGGCCAAAAATGGGTGGATCAATGTTGCAGGCAACGAGGTTGCGAACAGAGATCTTCTCGAGGAGGCTTCAGATCTTGATGATAGATTGAGAGAGTTGGGATACGTGGACTATATCTGGATTCCGAGGGAGAACAATCAGTATGCTGATAGATTATGCAatgaggacatggacgaacAATGA